A single genomic interval of Eleutherodactylus coqui strain aEleCoq1 chromosome 3, aEleCoq1.hap1, whole genome shotgun sequence harbors:
- the LOC136620238 gene encoding putative RNA-binding protein 15B has product MSDHALFLAPPDDVKRSPSRLIVEDGGRGSSPGRAKRARERREEAGSGHHKSSGRRERPNQAGASSSSSSSSRRPRDNPPPRPLLLPSQADVPEYKTLLISNLGSALPEPLLEDWLFRHFQRFGEISVKLSHTPDLGRVAYINFRRPAEARQARHAKLRPLLYDRPLLVEPVFTQQPSRPLPLSSATLPTPRHLLLAPALSSSSSTSAEAYYQSLYEANDDHEQLAPEDDHRATRNLFIGNLDYNVSEADLRRAFDKYGPIEKVVIKRPARGQGAAYGFLKFQNLDMAHRAKLAMSGRLLGRNAMKIGYDKQIDLSTVDLKKLRVKELKKILDDWGETCKGCAEKSDYIRKINEQMPKYAPNAANARTDL; this is encoded by the exons ATGTCGGACCACGCCCTGTTCCTGGCGCCCCCTGATGACGTCAAGCGTTCTCCCTCTCGACTCATTGTGGAAGATGGCGGCCGCGGG TCCAGTCCTGGCCGCGCTAAGCGGGCCCGGGAGCGGCGGGAGGAGGCCGGCAGCGGACACCACAAGAGCTCCGGAAGGCGGGAGAGGCCCAACCAGGCCggggcctcctcctcctcgtcttcctcctccCGGCGGCCCCGCGACAATCCGCCTCCCCGGCCGCTGCTCCTCCCCAGCCAGGCGGACGTGCCGGAGTACAAGACGCTGCTGATCAGTAACCTGGGCTCCGCGCTGCCGGAGCCGCTGCTGGAGGACTGGCTCTTCCGGCACTTCCAGCGCTTCGGGGAGATCAGCGTCAAGCTGTCGCACACGCCAGACCTGGGCCGAGTGGCGTACATCAACTTCCGGCGGCCGGCCGAGGCCCGACAAGCCCGACACGCCAAGCTGCGCCCCCTCCTGTACGACCGCCCCCTGCTGGTGGAGCCTGTGTTCACCCAACAGCCCAGCCGGCCGCTGCCCCTGAGCAGTGCCACCCTGCCCACCCCCCGCCACCTGCTGCTGGCGCCTGCCCTGAGCTCGTCCAGCAGCACCTCCGCAGAGGCCTACTACCAGAGCCTGTATGAGGCCAACGATGACCACGAACAGCTGGCCCCCGAGGACGACCACCGAGCCACCCGCAACCTGTTCATCGGCAACCTGGACTACAACGTGTCGGAGGCCGACCTGCGCCGAGCCTTCGACAAGTACGGCCCCATCGAGAAAGTGGTCATCAAGCGGCCGGCGCGGGGCCAGGGGGCGGCCTACGGCTTCCTCAAGTTCCAGAACCTGGACATGGCGCATCGAGCCAAGCTGGCCATGAGCGGCCGCCTGCTGGGGAGAAACGCCATGAAGATCGGCTACG ACAAGCAGATAGACCTGAGCACGGTGGACCTGAAGAAACTGCGAGTGAAGGAACTGAAGAAAATCCTGGACGACTGGGGTGAGACCTGCAAGGGCTGTGCAGAAAAGTCTGACTACATTCGCAAGATCAACGAGCAGATGCCCAAGTATGCTCCCAATGCAGCAAACGCACGGACGGACCTCTGA